The Spirosoma foliorum genome has a window encoding:
- the ytxJ gene encoding bacillithiol system redox-active protein YtxJ, which produces MNWNKLTSEAQLDTIKAESAKHPILIFKHSTSCSISHMALSRMERNWNDQLGVKPYYLDLLANRPISKEIESVFGVEHESPQVLLIRNGECVYDASHMAISFAGLQQAV; this is translated from the coding sequence ATGAACTGGAACAAACTAACGAGTGAAGCTCAACTTGATACTATAAAAGCAGAGTCGGCGAAGCATCCAATTCTGATTTTCAAACATAGCACGAGCTGCTCGATAAGCCACATGGCACTTAGCCGTATGGAGCGCAATTGGAACGATCAACTTGGCGTTAAACCGTATTATCTGGATCTGCTGGCCAACAGACCAATATCCAAAGAGATCGAAAGCGTATTTGGGGTTGAGCACGAATCGCCACAAGTATTGTTGATTCGTAACGGTGAGTGCGTCTACGATGCTTCTCACATGGCCATCTCGTTTGCTGGTCTACAGCAGGCGGTGTAA
- a CDS encoding phosphoribosylpyrophosphate synthetase produces the protein MKTYDTLTEAIDDLRNQGFTKDYNLKSDHLHCQPDDIILRPADFDIVSVYRFEGMTDPGDETVLYAVEAKNGNKGTLVDAYGAYSESISTEMAEKLRYTPEN, from the coding sequence ATGAAAACCTACGACACACTGACAGAAGCTATCGACGATCTACGTAATCAAGGTTTTACAAAGGACTATAACCTTAAGTCCGACCATCTGCATTGCCAACCCGACGACATCATTTTACGTCCTGCCGATTTTGATATCGTTAGTGTTTATCGCTTCGAAGGCATGACCGATCCTGGCGACGAAACGGTTTTGTATGCGGTTGAAGCGAAAAATGGGAACAAAGGAACATTAGTTGATGCGTATGGCGCTTACTCTGAATCTATTTCGACCGAAATGGCCGAGAAACTCCGTTACACCCCTGAGAATTAG
- the rsgA gene encoding ribosome small subunit-dependent GTPase A gives MQKGLVIRSTGSWYDVRNADGHIYQGRLKGKFKIKGLKVTNPIAVGDRVKFEVEDEAENTVIITDIDTRENYIIRQSVHKTAHGHILAANLDQAVLLATLAMPRTSLGFIDRFLVSAESFRIPTTIVFNKSDILNDEGLSFQQEIIELYERIGYNCLTTSATEGEGVDAFRQLLDHKVTLLSGHSGVGKSSLVNAIAPELNLRTNEVSSFANKGVHTTTFAEMFELAPDTFIIDTPGIKELGLMDTSKEEVSHYFPEMRDRLNQCRFHNCLHFNEPGCAIKEAVAEGDIAESRYMSYLSMIEGGDNRR, from the coding sequence TTGCAAAAAGGCTTAGTCATACGCTCAACTGGCTCCTGGTACGATGTTCGTAACGCAGATGGTCATATCTATCAGGGTCGGTTAAAGGGTAAATTCAAAATTAAGGGGCTTAAGGTCACTAACCCTATTGCGGTAGGCGACCGGGTAAAATTTGAGGTTGAGGATGAGGCTGAAAATACGGTGATCATTACTGATATTGATACCCGCGAGAATTACATTATTCGTCAGTCGGTGCACAAAACGGCACATGGTCATATTCTGGCCGCCAATCTCGATCAGGCTGTCTTGCTGGCGACCCTGGCTATGCCGCGTACCTCCTTGGGATTTATCGACCGTTTTCTGGTGTCGGCAGAGTCGTTTCGTATCCCAACCACCATTGTTTTCAATAAATCAGATATCCTGAACGACGAAGGGCTTTCGTTTCAGCAGGAAATTATAGAGTTATATGAGCGGATTGGCTACAACTGTCTGACTACATCGGCAACAGAGGGCGAAGGCGTTGATGCCTTTCGGCAATTACTCGATCATAAAGTCACCTTGTTGTCGGGGCATTCGGGAGTAGGGAAATCCTCGCTAGTCAATGCCATTGCGCCCGAACTAAACCTGCGTACGAACGAAGTTTCGTCCTTTGCCAATAAAGGTGTTCATACAACGACTTTTGCCGAAATGTTCGAATTGGCTCCTGACACGTTTATCATCGATACGCCGGGCATTAAGGAACTGGGCTTGATGGATACCTCGAAAGAGGAGGTTAGCCATTATTTCCCCGAAATGCGCGACCGCCTGAACCAGTGCCGTTTTCACAATTGTCTGCACTTCAACGAACCCGGTTGCGCCATCAAAGAAGCTGTTGCCGAGGGCGATATCGCCGAAAGTCGCTACATGAGCTACTTGAGTATGATTGAGGGAGGGGATAATCGGCGGTAA
- a CDS encoding Uma2 family endonuclease, whose translation MVTDAVTPEIAAPQQIPSYLIYETLNGRPLYRKGYKEVLAKRKTPGEIMGCSDLQVIIVSALHLYLGNHVNRKAYWVVTNEPGLHIQLGDNLSNDIAVYEKEKVTVKGKFFDVAPKVVVEVDIKVDLEAFPAMEQDYVYEKTQAMLNFGTERVIWITTKSRKVFVATKGETWITLDWAATIPVLDAVTLNVADILTEEGVL comes from the coding sequence ATGGTAACAGACGCAGTAACTCCAGAGATTGCCGCCCCACAGCAGATACCTTCCTACTTAATTTACGAAACGCTCAATGGACGCCCTTTATATCGTAAGGGTTATAAGGAGGTATTGGCAAAACGTAAAACTCCCGGCGAAATCATGGGTTGCAGTGACCTACAGGTTATTATTGTATCAGCGTTACATTTATATCTAGGTAATCATGTAAATCGAAAAGCCTATTGGGTCGTGACCAATGAGCCAGGCTTACACATCCAATTGGGCGACAATTTATCCAATGATATTGCGGTTTATGAGAAAGAAAAAGTAACCGTAAAGGGTAAATTCTTCGATGTTGCCCCGAAAGTTGTGGTAGAGGTCGATATCAAAGTGGACCTTGAAGCCTTTCCAGCGATGGAGCAGGATTACGTCTACGAAAAAACGCAGGCAATGCTCAATTTCGGGACAGAGCGGGTTATCTGGATTACTACCAAATCCAGAAAAGTATTTGTTGCCACAAAAGGTGAAACCTGGATTACGCTTGATTGGGCCGCTACCATACCTGTTCTGGACGCTGTAACGCTCAATGTAGCAGATATTCTTACCGAAGAAGGGGTGCTTTAA
- a CDS encoding cystathionine beta-synthase, with translation MNYYNSIIDTIGNTPLVKLNKVTKGIRGTVLAKVEYFNPGNSVKDRIAIRMIEDAEARGVLKPGGTIIEGTSGNTGMGLALAAIGKGYKCIFTMADKQSKEKIDILRAVGAEVVVCPTNVAPDDPRSYYSVAKKLNRDIPNSLYPNQYDNPANSAAHYATTGPEIWRDTDGKITHFAAGVGTGGTICGTSKFLKEQNPDIVSIGLDTYGSVFKKYKETGIFDEGEIYPYLTEGIGEDILPQNVDFSLIDHFVKVTDKDAAIMTRRLSREEGLFVGWSCGTAVHGALEWAKEKLTDDDVLVILLPDHGTRYLAKIYNDTWMKDHGFLEDRAFKTARDIIHYKNDSPTHRQSQLTTIGSAVSVSQAIQVLNRHSISQIPVTDEHGHIVGSLTDSTVLNRLIEDPSVKDLPVSEVMDKPFKFVGLDNTIDALSSLIDRDNKALLVRDEKEQVHIITQADLLAAMTS, from the coding sequence ATGAACTACTACAATTCCATCATCGACACAATTGGCAATACGCCCCTGGTAAAGCTCAATAAAGTCACAAAAGGCATTCGGGGAACGGTGCTGGCAAAAGTTGAGTATTTCAACCCCGGCAACTCGGTGAAAGACCGTATCGCGATACGCATGATTGAAGATGCCGAAGCGCGAGGAGTACTAAAACCCGGCGGAACCATCATTGAGGGCACTAGCGGTAACACAGGTATGGGCCTGGCCTTAGCAGCCATTGGCAAAGGCTATAAATGCATTTTTACGATGGCCGACAAGCAGTCGAAGGAGAAGATCGATATTCTGCGGGCCGTTGGTGCCGAAGTTGTCGTTTGCCCAACAAATGTGGCACCCGATGATCCCCGCTCCTATTACTCGGTGGCCAAGAAACTTAACCGTGATATTCCAAACTCGCTTTATCCCAACCAATATGATAACCCGGCTAACTCGGCGGCTCACTACGCAACCACTGGCCCCGAAATCTGGCGCGATACCGATGGTAAAATAACACACTTCGCGGCTGGCGTGGGAACGGGTGGCACTATTTGTGGCACGTCGAAATTCCTGAAAGAACAGAACCCGGATATTGTATCGATTGGACTGGATACGTACGGTTCAGTCTTCAAGAAATACAAGGAGACGGGTATTTTCGACGAAGGGGAAATCTATCCATATCTGACTGAAGGTATTGGCGAAGACATTTTGCCGCAAAACGTAGACTTCAGTTTGATCGACCATTTTGTGAAAGTTACCGACAAAGATGCCGCCATTATGACCCGCCGATTGTCGCGCGAAGAGGGTTTGTTTGTCGGTTGGTCGTGTGGAACCGCTGTACACGGTGCGCTGGAATGGGCAAAGGAAAAGCTGACCGACGATGATGTACTGGTTATTCTCCTTCCCGACCACGGCACGCGTTACCTGGCCAAGATTTACAACGACACCTGGATGAAGGATCATGGTTTTCTGGAAGATCGTGCCTTCAAAACCGCCCGCGACATTATCCATTACAAAAATGACAGTCCGACGCATCGGCAATCTCAGCTAACAACGATTGGCTCGGCAGTATCAGTGAGTCAGGCCATTCAGGTATTGAATCGACACAGCATTTCGCAAATTCCGGTGACCGATGAGCATGGGCATATTGTTGGCAGTTTGACTGACTCCACCGTGTTAAATCGGCTCATCGAAGATCCGTCGGTAAAAGACCTACCCGTTAGCGAAGTTATGGACAAACCGTTCAAATTCGTGGGCTTAGACAATACAATCGATGCTCTCTCATCGCTCATCGACCGCGACAACAAAGCCCTGCTCGTTCGTGACGAAAAAGAACAGGTTCACATTATTACCCAAGCCGATTTACTGGCAGCAATGACGAGTTAA
- a CDS encoding AAA family ATPase: MLKRVSIQNFKSLKDVTLDLQKVNLLIGPNNSGKTNFLKALEFCYDSEPFGELFRKNKQAKMQFFLDDLARKKAQEESKKFKSIVFKKDNQLHISLNLLFSDISEPFTINWGVDARLINQNFNDKNIDSSLNEREFHSLLSALGNIQIFRPDPNKLIQPGPVGIGANIVNADASNLVGFLDLMLGKYRRTVFNRIESDLHTCISEFDEINLDDASLTEDIKNKSLKRIGLTNSKQDITYWADELSEGTLYFLALLCIINQPNPPKLLLLEEPEKGIHPRRIAEIINFIFGLVDDKDIQVIMTTHSPAVVDMFKDMPESVFIFDKDDEGATHVKNLQKDIIEPETDESKKLGFDPPRYLDGLGEAWKVGLLGGVPR, encoded by the coding sequence ATGCTCAAGCGCGTTTCCATCCAGAACTTCAAAAGCCTAAAAGACGTCACGCTCGATCTTCAAAAAGTCAATTTGCTAATCGGGCCTAATAATTCGGGTAAGACGAATTTTTTGAAGGCGCTGGAGTTTTGTTATGATTCAGAGCCATTCGGAGAGCTTTTTCGGAAGAACAAGCAAGCAAAAATGCAATTCTTTCTAGATGATTTAGCTAGAAAAAAAGCGCAAGAAGAAAGCAAAAAATTCAAATCAATTGTATTTAAAAAGGACAATCAACTTCATATTAGCTTAAATTTACTATTTAGTGACATTTCAGAGCCATTTACAATAAATTGGGGAGTTGATGCCAGGCTTATAAATCAAAATTTTAATGATAAAAACATTGATTCATCACTAAATGAACGAGAATTCCATTCACTATTATCAGCGCTAGGAAATATTCAAATTTTCAGACCAGATCCGAATAAACTAATTCAACCTGGGCCAGTTGGTATTGGCGCTAACATAGTTAATGCTGACGCTTCTAATCTAGTTGGTTTTCTGGATCTTATGCTAGGGAAGTATAGAAGAACTGTATTCAATCGAATTGAGTCAGATTTACATACTTGTATTTCGGAGTTCGATGAAATTAACTTAGATGATGCTTCTCTTACAGAAGATATTAAAAATAAGTCGCTTAAGCGTATCGGCTTAACGAATAGTAAACAAGATATTACTTATTGGGCCGACGAACTCTCAGAAGGTACCCTCTACTTCCTCGCTCTCCTTTGCATCATCAACCAGCCCAACCCTCCCAAACTTCTTTTGCTTGAAGAACCCGAAAAAGGTATTCATCCGCGTCGGATTGCAGAAATAATCAACTTCATTTTTGGTTTGGTTGATGATAAAGATATACAGGTGATTATGACGACGCATAGTCCAGCAGTTGTCGATATGTTTAAAGATATGCCTGAGTCTGTCTTTATTTTCGACAAAGACGATGAAGGAGCTACGCACGTAAAGAATCTACAAAAAGATATTATTGAGCCAGAAACTGACGAAAGTAAAAAATTAGGTTTTGACCCTCCACGTTATCTCGACGGTTTAGGGGAAGCATGGAAGGTTGGTCTTTTAGGTGGTGTACCCCGATGA
- a CDS encoding M1 family metallopeptidase, which translates to MKEKGLLIALFVLIISTAQCQQPGNLARYTQPGVDVLNYAFSLTLSDSTNQIKGETTIRFTRADDRQTVWFDLIASKVDSTQGMKVRSVSLADGKAAPFNQRNDRVFINLPPAPNQPTEVVIRYDGTPARGLIISRNKFGERTFFGDNWPNNARNYLPVVDHPSDKATCSFSVNAPATYRVIANGKLLNESNLPNGRKLTRWQENTPIPTKVMVIGAAQFAVEEVGSVSGVPVQSWLYPNDSQKGFIDYRPAKEILQYFIDKIGPYSYEKLANVESTTVFGGMENASCIFYNEKVIVGHKDSDVEALLAHEIAHQWFGNSATESDWSQLWLSEGFATYFSGLYLEHAYGKDTLNAVLNQNKGQIFRYSALKPKGTIVDSTTTNLMDLLNPNSYQKGGWVLHMLRNEIGDEAFWKGIRAYYATYRNRNAQSSDFQAVMETASGKKLGQFFQQWLYQPGYPELVWGSSYDATKKSLVIDVRQAQRSGALFVVPLTFSIRGSNGREITRTARLTMTEQTQTFTVPLATKPGSVAIDPDNTVLMHATEMGK; encoded by the coding sequence ATGAAGGAAAAAGGATTATTAATTGCCCTATTTGTTTTAATTATCTCGACTGCCCAATGCCAACAACCAGGCAACTTAGCCCGTTATACGCAACCCGGTGTCGACGTTCTGAATTATGCCTTTTCGCTCACGCTGAGCGATTCGACTAACCAGATTAAAGGCGAAACTACCATTCGATTCACCCGAGCCGACGACCGTCAAACCGTCTGGTTCGATTTAATAGCTAGTAAAGTAGATTCTACCCAAGGGATGAAAGTGCGTTCAGTAAGTCTGGCGGATGGCAAAGCGGCTCCCTTCAATCAGCGGAACGACCGGGTATTCATTAACTTACCGCCCGCGCCAAATCAACCAACAGAAGTAGTTATTCGGTATGACGGTACGCCAGCCCGAGGGTTAATTATTAGTCGGAACAAGTTTGGTGAACGTACTTTTTTTGGCGACAATTGGCCTAACAACGCCCGGAATTACCTACCCGTGGTCGATCATCCTTCCGATAAAGCAACCTGTTCGTTTTCCGTCAATGCTCCTGCTACATATCGGGTTATTGCCAATGGAAAACTCCTGAATGAAAGCAACCTACCGAATGGCCGCAAATTGACCCGCTGGCAAGAGAACACACCCATTCCGACCAAAGTGATGGTGATTGGTGCAGCCCAATTTGCGGTTGAGGAAGTCGGCTCGGTAAGTGGCGTGCCGGTACAAAGCTGGCTGTATCCGAACGATAGTCAGAAAGGGTTTATCGACTATCGTCCGGCGAAGGAAATCCTGCAATACTTCATCGACAAAATTGGTCCGTATTCGTACGAGAAGCTGGCGAACGTAGAGTCGACCACGGTTTTCGGCGGTATGGAAAACGCCAGTTGCATTTTCTACAATGAGAAAGTGATTGTTGGCCATAAAGATTCGGATGTAGAGGCTTTGCTGGCTCACGAAATTGCCCACCAGTGGTTTGGCAATTCAGCCACCGAATCCGACTGGTCGCAGCTTTGGTTGAGCGAAGGCTTTGCTACTTACTTCTCGGGCCTTTATCTCGAACATGCTTATGGGAAAGACACCCTCAACGCAGTGCTCAACCAGAACAAAGGGCAGATTTTTCGGTACTCAGCCCTAAAGCCCAAAGGCACTATCGTTGATTCGACCACGACAAACCTAATGGACTTGCTCAATCCGAACTCTTACCAAAAGGGCGGTTGGGTCTTGCACATGCTTCGGAATGAAATTGGTGATGAGGCATTCTGGAAAGGCATCCGCGCTTACTACGCCACCTACCGCAATCGAAATGCCCAATCCAGCGATTTCCAGGCGGTAATGGAAACGGCATCGGGTAAAAAGCTTGGGCAGTTTTTCCAGCAATGGTTATACCAGCCCGGTTACCCCGAACTAGTGTGGGGGTCGAGTTACGATGCCACTAAAAAATCATTGGTGATTGATGTGCGTCAGGCACAACGTAGCGGTGCGCTTTTTGTGGTACCGCTCACATTCAGCATCCGTGGCAGCAATGGTCGGGAAATCACCCGAACCGCCCGCCTGACCATGACCGAACAAACGCAGACCTTCACGGTTCCCCTAGCCACCAAGCCCGGCTCCGTCGCCATTGACCCCGATAATACGGTATTGATGCATGCTACCGAAATGGGGAAGTAA
- the mce gene encoding methylmalonyl-CoA epimerase: MLTNVEHIGIAVRDIVASNDLFTKLLNVAPYKAEAVATEGVTTSFFQVNQTKIELLEATSPDSPIAKFLEKKGEGIHHIAFEVDNIQAEMERLKNEGFTLLNDVPKRGADNKLVCFLHPKGTNGVLIELCQEIKE; encoded by the coding sequence ATGCTTACAAACGTTGAACATATCGGCATCGCTGTTCGTGACATTGTTGCGTCAAACGACTTATTTACCAAGTTACTAAACGTAGCCCCCTACAAAGCCGAAGCCGTTGCGACAGAAGGTGTAACGACTTCTTTTTTTCAGGTAAACCAGACTAAAATTGAGCTTCTCGAAGCAACCAGCCCTGACAGTCCAATTGCCAAATTTCTGGAGAAAAAAGGGGAAGGTATTCATCACATTGCCTTTGAAGTAGATAACATTCAGGCAGAGATGGAGCGGTTAAAAAATGAAGGATTTACCCTGTTAAATGACGTTCCGAAACGCGGAGCCGATAATAAATTAGTTTGTTTTCTACATCCTAAAGGTACGAATGGGGTTTTGATCGAACTTTGCCAGGAGATTAAGGAGTAA
- a CDS encoding HesB/IscA family protein, giving the protein MVTVSEIAKNKIVELRQKDGLNDNYAIRVGVQGGGCSGLMYDLQFDATQQPTDHVVEDKGVKILIDRKSLLYLAGTELDFSDGLNGKGFQFKNPNASRTCGCGESFAV; this is encoded by the coding sequence ATGGTTACGGTTTCTGAAATTGCTAAAAATAAAATTGTTGAACTCCGTCAGAAAGATGGTCTGAACGATAACTACGCTATTCGGGTGGGTGTTCAGGGAGGAGGTTGCTCGGGTCTGATGTACGATCTGCAGTTCGACGCTACGCAGCAGCCAACCGACCACGTTGTTGAAGATAAAGGCGTTAAGATTCTGATAGATCGCAAAAGCCTACTCTATCTGGCCGGTACCGAACTTGATTTTTCGGACGGGCTAAATGGCAAAGGATTCCAGTTCAAAAACCCCAACGCCAGCCGGACCTGCGGTTGCGGTGAGAGTTTCGCCGTCTGA
- a CDS encoding acyl-CoA thioesterase produces MNAKPVSHSRTTLTELMIPAYANFGGRVHGGILLSLMDKVAYACAAKHAGQYCVTVSVDGVNFRQPVEVGELVSLMASVNYVGRTSLIVGIKVVAENVKIGSVKHTNTSYFTMVAKDDNEKPTEVPPLLLETSDDIRRFLEAMKRKELRALNAEYFHNAKTQMLIDESVDKLANERCQLANGLSLDLRDLPD; encoded by the coding sequence ATGAACGCCAAGCCCGTTAGTCACTCCCGTACCACACTTACCGAATTGATGATTCCGGCTTACGCCAATTTTGGTGGCCGCGTACATGGTGGAATACTGCTGTCATTAATGGATAAGGTGGCCTATGCCTGTGCAGCGAAACATGCTGGTCAATACTGCGTGACGGTTTCGGTCGATGGCGTGAATTTCCGGCAACCCGTTGAAGTGGGTGAACTGGTTTCGCTGATGGCGTCGGTTAATTATGTTGGTCGAACGTCGCTGATTGTGGGTATTAAGGTCGTGGCGGAGAATGTGAAAATCGGGAGCGTGAAGCACACAAATACTAGCTATTTCACGATGGTGGCGAAAGATGACAATGAGAAACCGACCGAAGTACCACCACTTCTGCTCGAAACCTCAGATGATATCCGTCGTTTTCTGGAAGCGATGAAACGTAAAGAGTTACGCGCCTTAAACGCAGAGTATTTTCACAACGCCAAAACCCAGATGCTCATCGACGAAAGTGTTGATAAATTAGCGAACGAGCGTTGCCAGCTGGCCAACGGTCTGAGCCTGGATTTACGGGATTTACCTGACTGA
- a CDS encoding methionine synthase, with product MQPVPIKTTVVGSMPFPGWLEFSSQHLGQFGPADINEMIEDAVVASVHDQVAAGLDVITDGEQTRFDFNLSFYGYINGIQNNETELRRFGPPAHDQRGKHNIIEPLTAPNGLGVVEEYLRLKRLAPEGQGIKVSIPGPYTLSGRLLPGRLYKDRWEVTEALLPLVSKEIATLVELGVPEICVDEPSMSCYAYREDTKRFVDIFNRTVAPGVGKTRLSMHLCFGNYKGRSVGKKTIAPMLPDFLDMTVDELHSEMTILNFSEVNLLERFAEKFDVAVGVIDVKSYYIETPEDVAERIRKCLPYVPAEKLAVAPDCGLSQTARWAAKQKLTNMVAGAKIVRGEI from the coding sequence ATGCAACCTGTTCCTATTAAAACTACGGTTGTCGGTTCAATGCCCTTTCCGGGCTGGCTCGAATTTTCCAGTCAGCATCTCGGCCAGTTTGGCCCTGCCGACATCAATGAAATGATTGAAGATGCCGTTGTGGCCTCTGTTCACGATCAGGTAGCTGCTGGTTTGGATGTTATCACTGATGGCGAACAAACCCGCTTCGATTTTAATCTGTCGTTTTACGGCTACATCAACGGCATCCAGAATAATGAGACGGAGTTACGTCGTTTTGGCCCACCCGCTCACGATCAGCGAGGCAAGCATAACATTATTGAGCCGCTAACTGCCCCCAATGGCTTGGGTGTTGTGGAAGAATATCTTCGTCTGAAACGATTAGCGCCCGAAGGGCAGGGCATCAAAGTGTCGATTCCAGGCCCATACACGCTCAGTGGGCGACTATTACCGGGAAGGCTGTACAAAGATCGTTGGGAAGTAACGGAAGCCTTGTTGCCGCTGGTAAGCAAAGAGATTGCCACACTGGTTGAGTTGGGTGTCCCCGAAATTTGTGTAGACGAGCCATCGATGTCGTGTTATGCCTATCGGGAAGACACGAAACGATTTGTAGATATTTTCAACCGGACAGTGGCACCGGGTGTCGGCAAAACTAGGCTTTCGATGCACCTTTGCTTTGGCAACTACAAAGGCCGTTCGGTAGGAAAAAAGACTATCGCTCCCATGCTACCCGACTTTCTGGATATGACCGTCGATGAGCTTCACTCCGAAATGACCATCCTGAATTTCTCAGAAGTAAATCTTCTGGAACGCTTCGCCGAAAAGTTCGACGTAGCCGTTGGAGTCATCGACGTAAAAAGCTACTACATCGAAACGCCTGAAGATGTAGCGGAACGCATCCGCAAATGCCTGCCTTATGTTCCGGCAGAAAAACTGGCCGTTGCTCCCGATTGTGGCTTAAGCCAAACCGCTCGCTGGGCCGCCAAACAGAAACTAACGAATATGGTGGCTGGGGCTAAGATTGTGCGGGGGGAAATCTAA
- a CDS encoding GNAT family N-acetyltransferase, whose amino-acid sequence MIETPRLTLIPLSLDQLRLHISDKHRLEATLGLKKGHREAVDPVLSIITHFTIPRLQNSTLDPLYHTLWLAIDREKQQFVAEAKFKGEPDETGAVEIGYGTYPALQRKGYMTEMVGGLVNWAGQQPGVLRVVADTNTENVASQKVLEKNGFRLFDRIEDMLWWEHNFR is encoded by the coding sequence ATGATCGAAACACCCCGCTTAACGCTAATCCCGCTGAGTCTCGATCAACTTCGGCTCCACATCTCGGATAAACACCGCCTGGAAGCCACATTAGGATTGAAAAAAGGCCATCGGGAAGCTGTCGATCCGGTTCTGAGCATCATTACTCATTTTACAATACCTCGTTTACAAAACTCCACACTCGACCCGCTTTATCACACATTGTGGCTGGCTATTGATCGGGAGAAACAACAATTTGTAGCCGAAGCCAAGTTTAAGGGCGAACCCGATGAAACGGGAGCTGTTGAGATTGGCTACGGGACCTATCCCGCCCTACAACGCAAGGGCTATATGACCGAAATGGTTGGCGGGCTGGTAAATTGGGCCGGTCAGCAACCAGGTGTTTTGCGTGTTGTTGCGGATACCAATACCGAGAATGTAGCCTCTCAGAAAGTGCTGGAGAAAAATGGCTTCCGGCTATTTGATCGTATTGAAGATATGCTTTGGTGGGAACATAACTTCCGTTAG
- a CDS encoding SDR family NAD(P)-dependent oxidoreductase, whose product MWLENKKIVVIGGTTGMGLSAALAFVREGAQVVVVGRNPESCAEAEKQLDGNGLAMSGDASDPQTAPKAIALCQQIFGGFDGLYHVAGGSGRRFGDGPLHELTLEGWTYTANLNLTSLMLSNQAAVRAFRAQGGGGSILNMGSVLGSRPSPTYFATHAYAAMKSGVIGFTKSVAAYYASDNIRVNVLAPALVETPMAKRATQDETILAFTKTKQPLDGGRIGHPDDLDGAAVYFMSDYSAFTTGQVLTIDGGWSVSEGQI is encoded by the coding sequence ATGTGGTTAGAAAATAAAAAGATCGTCGTCATCGGTGGCACAACGGGTATGGGTTTGTCGGCTGCGTTGGCGTTCGTACGGGAAGGGGCACAAGTGGTCGTAGTCGGGCGGAATCCAGAGAGCTGTGCAGAAGCCGAAAAACAATTGGATGGCAATGGACTAGCGATGTCGGGTGATGCTTCTGACCCGCAAACAGCTCCCAAAGCTATTGCCCTTTGTCAGCAGATTTTTGGTGGTTTTGATGGACTCTATCATGTAGCCGGTGGCAGTGGTCGGCGTTTCGGCGATGGGCCTCTCCATGAGCTTACCCTCGAAGGCTGGACGTATACGGCCAATCTAAATCTCACCTCGTTGATGCTGTCGAATCAGGCAGCTGTCCGTGCGTTCCGTGCGCAAGGCGGAGGTGGATCTATCCTTAACATGGGTTCCGTACTAGGTTCTCGCCCTTCACCTACTTACTTTGCAACGCATGCATATGCCGCTATGAAATCGGGGGTGATTGGCTTCACCAAATCAGTAGCCGCTTATTACGCCAGCGATAATATTCGGGTAAATGTGCTGGCACCTGCTCTGGTCGAAACACCAATGGCCAAACGGGCCACGCAGGACGAGACCATTCTGGCCTTCACCAAAACCAAACAACCGCTCGATGGAGGCCGCATTGGCCATCCCGACGATCTGGATGGGGCCGCTGTTTACTTCATGTCTGACTACTCGGCCTTCACCACCGGTCAGGTTCTGACCATCGATGGGGGCTGGAGTGTGAGCGAAGGACAAATCTAA
- a CDS encoding DUF6932 family protein — MLSFDMTGHLIPYDGILSSLPEIETTFVDSIPESATRKDLFIQLVGYLTAFKNEISGTFTAIIDGSFATYQLNPNDVDVVIFLDYRLYEQSKERLDEFRRKARFSKIDSYIEQAYPINHPYYIRYQSDVAYWHSLFTRNRRKERKGYLQISYNYDA; from the coding sequence ATGCTATCATTCGATATGACAGGCCATCTGATTCCCTACGATGGAATCTTAAGTAGTCTGCCAGAGATAGAAACTACATTTGTAGACTCTATTCCGGAATCTGCAACCCGAAAAGATTTGTTTATTCAATTGGTTGGCTATCTCACGGCTTTCAAAAATGAAATTTCAGGTACATTCACAGCTATAATAGACGGAAGTTTTGCAACATATCAACTCAATCCGAATGACGTTGATGTTGTTATCTTTCTTGATTATAGACTATACGAGCAGTCAAAAGAACGACTAGACGAATTTAGACGAAAGGCGCGTTTTTCCAAAATAGACAGTTATATTGAGCAGGCTTACCCAATTAATCACCCATACTACATTCGTTACCAGTCTGATGTAGCTTATTGGCATAGCTTATTTACTCGCAATCGAAGGAAAGAACGTAAGGGCTATTTACAAATTTCATACAACTATGATGCCTGA